Proteins encoded in a region of the Streptomyces sp. NBC_01298 genome:
- a CDS encoding acyl-CoA carboxylase epsilon subunit, with translation MVIKVVKGNPTPEELAAALAVVRARAAALASEPAGAERVTDAWAAPGRVARRTLPRPGPGAWGRTYWPA, from the coding sequence GTGGTGATCAAGGTCGTCAAGGGGAACCCGACCCCGGAGGAGCTGGCCGCCGCACTGGCGGTGGTCCGAGCGCGCGCGGCGGCCCTCGCGTCGGAGCCGGCGGGCGCGGAGCGGGTGACCGACGCGTGGGCGGCACCGGGCCGGGTGGCCCGGCGGACCCTGCCGCGTCCCGGACCGGGCGCGTGGGGCCGTACGTACTGGCCAGCGTAG
- the mmpB gene encoding morphogenic membrane protein MmpB — MLWSDPKNEPPKDMRDAAAMVRRMTVIVVIAMVVVVYVLGVGGF; from the coding sequence ATGCTCTGGTCAGACCCGAAGAACGAGCCGCCGAAGGACATGCGCGATGCCGCGGCGATGGTCCGGCGGATGACGGTGATCGTCGTCATCGCGATGGTCGTCGTGGTGTACGTGCTGGGCGTGGGCGGTTTCTAG
- a CDS encoding Maf family protein, protein MTAAPRHALVLASASPARLNLLRQAGLAPHVIVSGFDEDALTADSPSELALALAEAKAAVVAALDEAAGALVIGCDSVLELDGEALGKPADAEEATARWKSMRGRAGVLRTGHCVIDTASGRRVSATASTTVRFGEPTDAEVAAYVASGEPLHVAGAFTLDGLSAPFIEGIDGDHGNVIGISMPLLRSLLAELGVSITDLWA, encoded by the coding sequence ATGACTGCTGCCCCCCGCCACGCCCTCGTCCTCGCCTCCGCTTCGCCCGCCCGGCTGAACCTGCTGCGGCAGGCCGGGCTCGCCCCGCACGTGATCGTGAGCGGCTTCGACGAGGACGCCCTCACCGCCGACTCCCCCTCCGAGCTGGCGCTCGCGCTGGCCGAGGCGAAGGCGGCCGTCGTGGCGGCCCTGGACGAGGCCGCCGGGGCCCTGGTGATCGGCTGCGACTCCGTGCTGGAGCTGGACGGCGAGGCGCTGGGCAAGCCGGCGGACGCCGAGGAGGCCACGGCCCGCTGGAAGTCGATGCGCGGGCGCGCCGGGGTGCTGCGCACCGGGCACTGCGTGATCGACACGGCGAGCGGCCGACGGGTTTCGGCCACGGCGTCGACGACGGTCCGCTTCGGCGAGCCGACGGACGCGGAGGTGGCGGCGTACGTGGCGAGCGGGGAACCGCTGCACGTGGCGGGGGCGTTCACCCTGGACGGGCTGTCGGCCCCGTTCATCGAGGGGATCGACGGGGATCACGGCAATGTGATCGGGATCTCCATGCCGCTGCTGCGCTCGCTGCTGGCGGAACTGGGCGTGTCCATCACGGACTTGTGGGCTTGA